One Vigna unguiculata cultivar IT97K-499-35 chromosome 7, ASM411807v1, whole genome shotgun sequence genomic region harbors:
- the LOC114191647 gene encoding dentin sialophosphoprotein-like — translation MIKRFPSRNHRSKGIKVKHVLQVLLLLGVCFWLIYQVKHNHDKKKEFEKKDVKLSVSTQTDPIPKLGRKDLLPGKHDEKHDEDEEDERIEEDEENKHDHEEQEDGSKHETEEHEDNKHEGREQGEEQDKQGGEEREEDENKSEDVEDEGRGVGDDEIDENDQEKSEVDTTDRDDEFLDEEKEKEQEADEKENGNGDDEKGGLVENHNNHEAREEHYKGDDASSAVAHDTHATSTETETVSLENSHENSEMNITKSENEATNSDESVENQNVSDLRASEGDVIDGISSNETAVKETGNNTLSNPVDDSSLLNKTTSTNSESHLEPGSNLTVVTNNLTEAGNDTTSSSEQNKTVLLAESDQAQNTTNNTITEDVKIVQTEGLEQSGNGNSEEQLHNTDSADSVKTENGDAAGGESSNLAASNVTENPYRNERSESDSSESGKSQDNNETSETQNADATKDETSKEETQTNETDETSDSSAANETLDSAELDAIDSSDNHIHEDAAEMRTDLDTLPDIRNEVDDESAAE, via the coding sequence ATGATAAAACGGTTTCCAAGTAGGAATCATAGGTCCAAAGGCATCAAGGTAAAGCATGTTCTGCAAGTTCTCCTGTTGCTTGGTGTTTGCTTCTGGTTGATCTACCAGGTTAAGCACAATCATGATAAGAAGAAGGAATTTGAGAAAAAGGATGTAAAACTTTCTGTCAGTACCCAGACAGATCCGATCCCGAAACTTGGTAGAAAAGATCTTCTGCCAGGTAAGCATGACGAAAAACATGATGAAGATGAGGAAGATGAACGTATTGAAGAGgatgaagaaaataaacatgatcACGAAGAACAGGAAGACGGAAGCAAGCATGAAACTGAGGAACATGAAGATAACAAGCACGAAGGCAGAGAACAAGGGGAAGAACAAGATAAACAGGGAGGAGAAGAGCGGGAGGAGGATGAAAACAAAAGTGAAGATGTTGAAGATGAAGGAAGAGGGGTAGGAGACGACGAGATTGATGAAAATGATCAAGAGAAATCAGAGGTGGATACTACTGATCGTGATGATGAGTTCTTGGacgaagagaaagagaaagaacaagAGGCTGATGAGAAGGAGAACGGAAATGGGGATGATGAAAAAGGAGGTTTAGTTGAAAACCACAACAATCATGAGGCCCGGGAGGAACATTACAAGGGGGATGATGCTTCTAGTGCTGTGGCTCATGATACTCATGCAACTAGCACTGAAACTGAGACAGTTAGCTTGGAAAACTCTCATGAAAACTCAGAAATGAATATCACAAAATCTGAAAACGAGGCAACTAATTCAGATGAAAGTGTCGAGAATCAAAATGTTTCAGATTTGAGGGCTTCAGAAGGTGATGTGATTGACGGgatttcttcaaatgaaactGCTGTTAAAGAGACTGGAAATAATACATTGTCCAACCCTGTGGATGATAGCTCATTGCTAAACAAAACAACCTCAACAAACTCTGAGAGCCACTTGGAACCAGGCAGTAATCTGACAGTAGTGACCAATAACTTGACTGAAGCTGGTAATGACACTACAAGTTCATCTGAACAAAATAAAACAGTGTTATTAGCCGAATCTGACCAAGCTCAGAACACCACGAACAACACAATCACTGAAGATGTGAAAATTGTGCAAACAGAGGGATTAGAGCAGAGTGGCAATGGAAATTCTGAAGAACAGCTGCACAACACGGATTCGGCTGACtctgttaaaactgaaaatggAGATGCAGCTGGAGGAGAATCATCTAATCTAGCAGCTTCAAATGTAACTGAGAACCCTTACAGAAATGAGAGGTCTGAATCTGATAGCTCTGAAAGTGGCAAGTCCCAAGACAACAATGAAACGAGTGAAACACAGAATGCTGATGCCACGAAGGATGAAACGTCCAAAGAAGAAACTCAAACAAATGAAACTGATGAAACATCAGACTCTTCCGCTGCCAATGAAACTTTGGATTCAGCTGAACTTGATGCCATCGATTCTTCTGATAATCATATCCATGAGGATGCGGCCGAAATGCGAACCGATCTCGATACATTGCCAGATATCAGAAATGAAGTAGATGACGAAAGTGCCGCAGAATGA
- the LOC114189570 gene encoding agamous-like MADS-box protein AGL62, with product MSKNKKSSLGRQKIPIEKIPKKSHLQVTFSKRRSGVFKKASELCTLCGVEIAIVVFSPADKAFSFGHPEVESLIDRYTTRNPPQDSSAHHLVEAHRNANVRDLNMQLTQAFNLLEVEKKRGDDLDHVRKARQRQFWWESPIDELGLHELLQLKASIEELKKNIEKHATKFIIDHSTAISSSSILGPSNGFGALEQRYEPDAGIAMASSLPNAHYLAFRNGYL from the coding sequence ATGTCGAAGAATAAAAAGTCTAGCTTGGGTCGTCAAAAGATCCCAATAGAGAAAATACCGAAGAAGAGTCATTTGCAAGTCACATTCTCCAAACGTCGTTCGGGAGTGTTCAAGAAAGCCAGCGAACTTTGCACCCTCTGTGGCGTAGAGATCGCGATCGTGGTTTTCTCTCCTGCAGACAAAGCCTTCTCTTTTGGCCACCCAGAAGTTGAGTCCCTCATCGATCGCTACACCACGCGGAACCCTCCGCAAGATTCCAGTGCGCACCACCTCGTTGAGGCTCATCGGAATGCGAACGTTCGTGATCTCAACATGCAACTCACTCAGGCTTTTAATCTTCTCGAGGTTGAAAAGAAGCGAGGGGATGATCTGGATCACGTGAGGAAAGCTAGGCAGAGACAATTTTGGTGGGAGAGTCCCATTGATGAGCTTGGATTGCATGAACTGCTCCAGTTAAAGGCCTCCATTGAGGAGCTCAAGAAGAACATAGAAAAACATGCCACCAAATTCATCATTGACCACTCCACTGCTATATCTTCTTCGTCGATTCTTGGACCTAGTAATGGATTTGGTGCACTTGAACAACGGTATGAACCTGATGCTGGgattgccatggcttcttcacTTCCTAATGCTCATTATCTCGCCTTTCGAAATGGGTATCTTTGA